The genomic DNA ATCATGATGCTCCCAAGGTGCTATTGCAAGACTTGTAGACATAAATTGTCCCTCCTTATCTGAAAAAAGCTTGTATTATATGTATATTAACTAACTTAAAACATAGAATACTAAATTTGGGGCCTGACCCCCGGTGCGTTAATGTGATAAAGTGAAGTGATTAAAATTATGAAAAAAATTCCTCTTTTGCATGAATTTACTTGTGTTTGGGAAAATAAAAGATAGAATTACTTATGTAGTTTATTACCGCAAAATAAGGAGGAGAAAATATGGAAAAGATCGAAGTTGGAGAAGTATTTACAATTACAGATGAGAATGATACAGAGCAAGAGGTAGAGGTGCTAGGAGTCGTTACTCTTGAAAATACGGACTATATAGCTGTTAGTTTTGTTGAAGACCTTCAAGAAGGTGAAGAAGGAGACATTGATGTTTTCTTTTTGAAAGTGGACGAAGATGGTGACTTCACGGCAATCGAGAGCGATGAAGAGTTTGATAAGGTATCTAGTGCATTTGATGCCATTCTTGACGAAGAAGTGTAAGAAGAGGGGATGTTATATCCCCTTTAATCTTTATCAAGAAATTGAATTAATTTTGTCGATAAAGCGACCATTTCAAGTCTTTCTACTGTTTTGCAATAATCTCCTTCAATATCACCATTCACTTTTTCCTCAGATTTCGCCATGTAGTGTAACACATCCCAGTCCTTATACCAATCACCAGGTGATGCCGGTTCGTGCTGTTGATTTTCCCAAACTGACGCAAGTGCAGGACTATAAATTCTTGGTGTACCTTTCGTAAGTTTACAATTTTGTAATCGGGGCTTTAATTCACTACCAGGAGCCAGTTCTGCAATATCATTAAATAGATGCGGCCAGTAATCTTTTCTAGATCCTGTATGGATTGTTTGTTTTGCCCATTTTTCAATGGGCGGTAGATGGTGCATGGAAAACAAGATAGAGTAAAGCCTCTTTCCTAATAATATCCTCTCATCTAGACTGTCAAAATGACGGACAGTCTGGCCAGTAAGCTTGGTTTTTGTATCGTTGGAAGATGGAAATAGTATATGATTCATAGATAATAAATCCTGCAATTTAAACTCAAAGGTATTTAAAACATCCTCCTTGAATCTGTTGTTCTCAATTACTCTACTCTCTATATAGCTCTGTTCATTGATAATTAACGCGACAGTAAGCGTGTAAGAATCTCTATATTCCAGGAACTGATTCCAGATGGGTTCCATAAACACAGACACATTCAAGTGTGGTAGTAAATAGAAGAGGTTTATTCCAGTTTGAATACTTTTTTCATACAATAATAGTTGAGGAAAAGCATCCTGAAAAATCAACCAATTGCCTCGCTCGATAAAATTAAAAAAAGATTTTATCTCTTTTTCCGTTAAGATTCTTGGTAAATACTCTCCTTTTAAATCAGTCATATTCCATCCAGCATTTCTTGACACCATATGAGCTAAAAAAGACCAATGAATTTCAGGGTGTTCTAGATAAAAATCAAGATAGGCCATCGTTCGAGTGAGATTGTTTAGATTCAGGATTTTTGTAGTCGATTGTATCTCCTCAATAAGTAACTGTTCTTCTGTGGAGAGTGAACGCTTAATGGAGGTGTTTTTTTTCAAGGCTTTTTTTAGTTCCTTTTGAGTTTTCGATAACTGTTTATGCCTTTTATTAAAAACCCTACACATTCTCTTACCTCCTAAATCAATTAAATGACAAATTTATCGGACTATAAGGTCATTTTATTGAACAAAAGAAAAAGATAGAACTGTTTCACTCTTCGGTTTGGATGGTCGGAAATTAAATTTATTTATCATAGGATAAAAATGTTAATTAAACGAATACTACCTTTGTGTTTACACGAGGGAGATGCCATTTAAATGAAAATGGAGACTAAACCTTCCTACATAACTTTCTTTTTGACTTTAACAAATCGAGGAGGATCAAGGAATGAAAAAGAAAAAGTATGTATTGGTTATATTCGTTTTAATAATGTTTATGTCAGTGGCAAATGGAGTATTAGCACAAGAGAATCCTACAAATAAAAAGGATATTGTCGATACGGCAGTAGCAGCGGGTGATTTCACTACGTTAGCAGCTGCTTTGAAAAAGGCTGGTTTGGTCGAGACCTTGAAAGGAGAAGGACCATTTACAGTTTTTGCTCCGACAGATGCAGCATTTGAAAAACTATTAAAGAAACTAGACATTACAGCAGAAGAGTTATTAGCTAGGGATGATTTGAAGGAAATTCTGTTGTATCATGTTTTATCAGGCAAAGTTATGTCTAGTGACCTTAAAGATGGGATGAAAGCTGAGACATTAGCAAAGAAATCAGTAGAAATATCACTTGACCCTGTTAAAGTAAATAATGCCAATGTTGTAAAAGCTGACATCCAAGCTTCTAATGGTGTCATTCATGTTATTGATGAGGTATTACTCCCATAGAGTAACGGTATCCTATAAAATGGACAAGGCTGAATTCAAATTGAATTCGGTCTTTTTTTGGGCATTAATTAACCGAACACGTTAGGCATAAGAATTGCATCGTTCTTCTTGCAAATGCTATTCTTTTCATATTTAGTAAGAGCAGGTTGGAGATAATCGTTTGGTGCTGCTTGAAGTTATTTAAGAAAGGGAATGAGAATTCATGAGATTAAGCATTTTAGACCAAGCACCAATATCTTCTCACCAAACACCAAAAGTTGCTTTACAGGAATCGATGAAATTGGCACAGGTAGGGGAAAAGTACGGCTATACAAGATATTGGATTGCAGAACATCATGATTTATCTGGGTTGGCCTGTTCAGCTCCGGAGGTCATGTTAAGTTACATAGGAGCAAATACATCTAGCATTCGAATCGGTTCAGGAGCTGTGTTGTTACCTCATTACAAGCCTTATAAGGTGGCCGAAGTTTACAATATGCTGGCAACTTTGTTTCCTGGTCGGATTGATGTTGGAATCGGAAGAGCCCAGGTGGCTCAGCTGAAGCAACCAATGCTTTGTCGGATAATTTTTTGCAACAGGTATGGAGGATGCCTACTTCGGTCAAGGAACTCCTAAATTTTTTAGACAATAATTTTCCACAGGATCATCCTTATGCAAAGGTTAAGGCAGAGCCAATACCAGAGATTTCACCTACTCCTTGGCTACTTGGAACAAGTAAAAAAAGTGCGGTACTAGCTGGTGAAAACGGGTTGGACTATAATTTTGGACAGTTTATGAGCGACAGTGATGGTGTTCAGATTATACAGCAATATAAAGATGCCTTTATTTCTCGTAATGAGAAACAAAAGCCAGAGGCGTCTTTAACTGTTTCTGTCGTTTGTGCAGAGACAACTGAAAAAGCAAAAGAGATTGCCTTAAGTACACAAATATGGTCGATCCAAAAAGGTAGAGGGGAAGGGAATGAAGGTGTTCCATCAATAGAGGATGCTAAGCGGTTCTTGTTAACTGCAGAAGAAACAGAGGTCATAGAAAAAATGAACCGGAAAATGATTATTGGTAATCCAAAGGAAGTTAGCAAAAGACTATACGAGATACATGAAAATTACAAAGTTGACGAAATCATGATTGTAACGATAACCCACTCTCCTGAAGACCGTTTAAACTCATATAAACTTATTGCAACTGAGTTACTAGGGTATAGTGGTTAAATAAGGTCATATTTACACACCCTAAATACATGGAGGTGATAAATATGACAGATCAAAATATCAACAATGATAACGTACAAAACGAAACAACGACAAGCCATACTGAACCAGATGGAACTATGCATGTCGTACATAAAGATAATGAAGCCACAGACGACTTTCTACTAAAAATGGTAAAAACAGATGCCTTCAAAACAATGACAAACAACTAGAACTCTGGGGCCTGACCCCCGGCGCGTTAATGCGTTAACGCACTGGGGGTCAGGCCCCGTTTAGGTCGGCATAGTAGAATCGATCTTTGCCAGTGAATAGGTCTTGAGTAATCGTTGTTTCATCCGAGATGGTGAATTCAATCTTTTTAGAGAAGAGAGGACCATCAAACACGAAGGTGTGAAATTCACCATTTTCTCCGCATGGGTCGACACTTGTAGGTAGTTCAGCAATAAAACCTTTATCAATTACTCTTCCAACGAATGACGACTCTAATTGTTCAACGTCAACACATGTTATTACTGTCTTAAAACCTAACTCCAGAAACTCATTTATTAGTGATTGGGAATCTTCACCCCATAATGGAAAAATGGACGTTATGGAAGTGTTGGTTAGCATTTTTTCTCTATACGCCTTTACATCCTCTAAATGAATATCTCCAAACATAATATAGGAGACCTTGTCCTGTTCAATTTCATCTAGGGCTTTCCCCATAATTTTCTCATATTGTTCATTCGTACAAGTAGGTGGGATATATACTTTACGTAACGGGATTCCTAATGCTTTTGCCTGAGCATTCAACAAACTCTCCCTAACACCATGCATGCTTGTTCGTTTATTTTCTTCATTTAACGTAACCAACAGCGAGTCAACAATCCATTCTCCAGATTGTATGATTCGGTACAAAGCTAGTGTAGAATCCTTGCCACCACTATATGAAATTACAATTCGATTTTTAGGCATGCTAAAATCACGTCTCCTTATCTTTTAATGGTAACGGATGATAGGGGAAGAAGACAAGAATGTGGACTCATAAAAAATTCTAGAACTGTACTACTTTTTCATTAGATTAGAACGTAAAAAACTAATTTAATCTGAAAAAAGGAGTCTGAGATGAATCGAGATGAGAAAAGAAAACAATTGCGAAAACAAATTCAAGCAAAGTATAGAAAGATTAAACAACAGAAAAGGAAAGAAACTGAGGCCAGCGATGGGGAAATCGTTCTTGTTGTGACAATTTTAATTTTGCTCATTGTTTTCAATGCGTTGTTTAAATCTTTATAGAAGAGTATAGAAATAGCCTGGACGAAAGAAATCCAAGCTATCTTCTTGAAAACTCATCTATTTGATTTTCTACTTTTCCTTGTCAACAATTGACGTCATGTTAACTGTGCCATGGTCGGTTAGTACTTCTTCAGTTCGTTTGTCATCTTCCATACCGTAATGTTTATTCGTTAATTTACCAGTGTCCTTTGGTTGAAACGTTTCTTTTTCCAATGGTGTACCCCCCTATGTAAAATAAACTACGATATTATTATCCATCTCATTGGTCCATTTTATACCAAACAGAAGGTAGCCTGATTTCCATGCGTCAAGGATTACTGACGCTATAATTCAGGTTCTTTTAATTGTATCAATAATAATAAGTAGTCTAAAATAAGGAAAAGGGAGGAATCACAATGGTTAAAATAACTCAAGCGGCAATAGATAAAATCAAGTCAGAAGTCCAAGATGTAATTGCTGAGGGAAAGAAGCCCTTTATTCGATTAACAATGGGAATTGGCTGAGGAGGTCCACAACTTCGCCTGGCTCTGGAAGAGTCAGCATTACAAAATGATGAAGTAACTGAGCAAGATGGCATACAGTTCCTTGTACATGAAAAAGATAAAGTATATTTTGATTCTGCAAAGATTGATTACACGAAAAAGCTATTAGGTGGAGGAGAGTTTACCGTCCTTCGAGTATAGTAGAATCATGCAAGAGATCTGTTTCAATACAGAGCTACTTGCATTTTTTTATTGACAGAAAAAGTTTTTTATGATAATTAAAAATTAGTGAGTTTAGCACTCTCCTTGAACGAGTGCTAATTAATATGTAAAATAAGAAATAATCGTTGTGGAAGGAGATCTAGTTATGGCCAAAAAACAATTTAAAGCAGAATCTAAAAGATTATTAGAAATGATGATCAATTCTATCTATTCAAAACGTGAAGTTTTCTTGAGGGAATTAATTTCAAATGCAAGTGATGCAATTGATAAGCTTTACTACAAAGTTCTTACAGATGAATCATTAAGTTTTGATAAAGACAGCTACTACATAAAAATAACAGCGAATAAAGAAAATAGAATGCTAACAATTACTGACACTGGGATTGGGATGACAAAAGAAGAGCTAGAAAATAACTTAGGTGTTATTGCCAAAAGTGGTTCTTTAGCATTTAAAAATGAAAATGAAATTAAAGATGGACATGCTATTATTGGACAATTTGGTGTTGGTTTTTACGCAGCCTTCATGGTAGCAGATGTCGTAACGGTTGTAAGTAAGGCGTTAGGAAGCGATGAAGCGTATAAATGGGAATCAAAGGGAGCGGATGGTTACACAATCGCACCAACTTCAAAAGATACTGTTGGAACTGAAATCACCTTAACGATTAAAGAAAACACAGAAGATGAAAGCTATGATGAGTATTTAGAGGAGTACCAATTAAAGTCTATTATTAAAAAATACTCAGATTTCATTCGTTACCCGATTAAAATGGATGTGACAGAAAGCAAACCAAAAGAGGGAACAGAAGGCGAGTACGAGCAAGTTGTTGAAGAAAAAACGATCAACAGCATGGTTCCAATCTGGAAAAAGAATAAGAATGAACTAACGGATGAAGATTATGAGAAGTTTTACAATGAAAAGCATTACGGATTTGATAAGCCTTTAAAGCATGTTCATATTAGTGTAGATGGTACAATCCGATACAATGCGATTTTATATATTCCCGAAAAAACGCCATATGATTTTTACTCAAAAGAATATGAAAAAGGCTTAGAGCTGTATTCAAATGGTGTACTAATCATGAACAAATGTGCAGACCTAGTACCTGATTATTTCAGCTTTGTAAAAGGGCTCGTAGACTCAGAGGATTTGTCACTTAATATCTCTCGTGAAATGCTACAACATGACCGCCAACTAAAGCTCATTGCTAAAAATATTAATAAGAAGATTAAGAGTGAACTACAAGCTATGTTAAAAAATGAGAGAGAAAAATACGACGAATTCTATAAATCCTTTGGCAGACAATTAAAATACGGTGTTTATAGTGATTTTGGAAGCAATAAAGATGTTCTTCAAGACCTATTAATGTTCTATTCTTCAAAAGAGAAGAAGATGGTCACATTAGACGAGTATGTGTCAAGAATGCCAGAGGACCAAAAGTACATTTACTATGCAACAGGTGAGTCTCATGCAAGAATTGAGAAATTACCACAAACCGAGCTAGTAGCTGAAAAAGGCTATGAAATCCTATACTTCACGGATGACATCGATGAATTTGCAATTCGTATGTTAATGACATACAAAGAGAAAGAATTCAAGTCTGTATCAAGCGGTGACCTTGGAATCGAGCAAGAGGATAACAAAGAGAATACAGAACAAGAAACTAACGAGAACAAAGAGTTATTTGATTATATGAAAGAGTTATTAACTGGTAAAGTGAAAGATGTACGCGTGTCCAAACGATTGAGAACACACCCTGTATGCCTAGCAACAGAAGGGGAAGTAACAATCGAAATGGAGAAAATTCTAGCAGCAATGCCCGATAACCAAAACATTAAAGCTGACAAAATACTTGAAATCAACAAAAATCATGATGTGTTCAAATCATTAAAAAATGCATTTGAACATGACAAAGAAAAATTAAACCTATACACAAACCTCCTTTACAACCAGGCCCTTCTCGTTGAAGGACTACCTGTAGGTGACCCAGTCGAATTTACAAACGACATCTGTAAAGTTATGGTCTAATTGTGTCTTTTGGGGCCTGACCCCCGGTGCGTTAAAGCGTTAGTGCACTAGGGCTCAGGTCCTTTTATTATTCAGTAGAAATAAGCTTACTCGTACTTACTTCCTATTTTTATTATATATTTCCAACTATAAGGCTATGCTAGATTAGAAATATATCTGGATAGGAGATTCACTCATGGAACATATAGGTTCATATAATATTTACTGGTTCGTATTCTCCATTTTTATTGGAATTATCTTTTCTTATATAGCTTTAGACCTTAGATGGAAAATGATAGAGTTTAATGAAATAATGTATAAAAAGTGGTTAATTTGCTGTGCCGTTGTAATGGGTATAGGAATTTGGATTATGCATTTTGTCGGAATGGTAGCCTTGG from Cytobacillus luteolus includes the following:
- a CDS encoding diphthine--ammonia ligase, which produces MPKNRIVISYSGGKDSTLALYRIIQSGEWIVDSLLVTLNEENKRTSMHGVRESLLNAQAKALGIPLRKVYIPPTCTNEQYEKIMGKALDEIEQDKVSYIMFGDIHLEDVKAYREKMLTNTSITSIFPLWGEDSQSLINEFLELGFKTVITCVDVEQLESSFVGRVIDKGFIAELPTSVDPCGENGEFHTFVFDGPLFSKKIEFTISDETTITQDLFTGKDRFYYADLNGA
- a CDS encoding DUF2515 domain-containing protein; this encodes MCRVFNKRHKQLSKTQKELKKALKKNTSIKRSLSTEEQLLIEEIQSTTKILNLNNLTRTMAYLDFYLEHPEIHWSFLAHMVSRNAGWNMTDLKGEYLPRILTEKEIKSFFNFIERGNWLIFQDAFPQLLLYEKSIQTGINLFYLLPHLNVSVFMEPIWNQFLEYRDSYTLTVALIINEQSYIESRVIENNRFKEDVLNTFEFKLQDLLSMNHILFPSSNDTKTKLTGQTVRHFDSLDERILLGKRLYSILFSMHHLPPIEKWAKQTIHTGSRKDYWPHLFNDIAELAPGSELKPRLQNCKLTKGTPRIYSPALASVWENQQHEPASPGDWYKDWDVLHYMAKSEEKVNGDIEGDYCKTVERLEMVALSTKLIQFLDKD
- a CDS encoding DUF1292 domain-containing protein; this translates as MEKIEVGEVFTITDENDTEQEVEVLGVVTLENTDYIAVSFVEDLQEGEEGDIDVFFLKVDEDGDFTAIESDEEFDKVSSAFDAILDEEV
- the htpG gene encoding molecular chaperone HtpG; translated protein: MAKKQFKAESKRLLEMMINSIYSKREVFLRELISNASDAIDKLYYKVLTDESLSFDKDSYYIKITANKENRMLTITDTGIGMTKEELENNLGVIAKSGSLAFKNENEIKDGHAIIGQFGVGFYAAFMVADVVTVVSKALGSDEAYKWESKGADGYTIAPTSKDTVGTEITLTIKENTEDESYDEYLEEYQLKSIIKKYSDFIRYPIKMDVTESKPKEGTEGEYEQVVEEKTINSMVPIWKKNKNELTDEDYEKFYNEKHYGFDKPLKHVHISVDGTIRYNAILYIPEKTPYDFYSKEYEKGLELYSNGVLIMNKCADLVPDYFSFVKGLVDSEDLSLNISREMLQHDRQLKLIAKNINKKIKSELQAMLKNEREKYDEFYKSFGRQLKYGVYSDFGSNKDVLQDLLMFYSSKEKKMVTLDEYVSRMPEDQKYIYYATGESHARIEKLPQTELVAEKGYEILYFTDDIDEFAIRMLMTYKEKEFKSVSSGDLGIEQEDNKENTEQETNENKELFDYMKELLTGKVKDVRVSKRLRTHPVCLATEGEVTIEMEKILAAMPDNQNIKADKILEINKNHDVFKSLKNAFEHDKEKLNLYTNLLYNQALLVEGLPVGDPVEFTNDICKVMV
- a CDS encoding fasciclin domain-containing protein, with protein sequence MKKKKYVLVIFVLIMFMSVANGVLAQENPTNKKDIVDTAVAAGDFTTLAAALKKAGLVETLKGEGPFTVFAPTDAAFEKLLKKLDITAEELLARDDLKEILLYHVLSGKVMSSDLKDGMKAETLAKKSVEISLDPVKVNNANVVKADIQASNGVIHVIDEVLLP